One window from the genome of Vidua chalybeata isolate OUT-0048 chromosome 3, bVidCha1 merged haplotype, whole genome shotgun sequence encodes:
- the CCDC167 gene encoding coiled-coil domain-containing protein 167 isoform X1: MIHCGPFRSYPFCDTGISWVAGGLLIDGLEEKLARCRQSMEEVDLKLRREKLSPEGRKSLERERNLLMTKADNYEKELSVLRKENRKNAALAVAMALLIALIYACWTM, from the exons ATGatccactgtggtcccttcagatcttacccattctgtgatacTGGGATCTCCTGGGTGGCAGGAGGGCTGCTG ATTGATGGATTAGAGGAGAAGCTGGCACGCTGCAGACAGAGCATGGAAGAGGTGGACCTTAAGCTGCGCAGAGAGAAGCTCAGCCCCGAAGGAAG AAAGTCACTGGAGAGAGAGCGAAACTTACTAATGACCAAAGCTGACAACTATG AGAAAGAACTGAGTGTGCTTCGTAAGGAAAATCGCAAGAATGCTGCCCTTGCTGTGGCCATGGCATTGCTGATTGCTCTTATTTATGCCTGCTGGACAATGTGA
- the CCDC167 gene encoding coiled-coil domain-containing protein 167 isoform X2 — MPSKAMTLTYQDSGLPIVWIDGLEEKLARCRQSMEEVDLKLRREKLSPEGRKSLERERNLLMTKADNYEKELSVLRKENRKNAALAVAMALLIALIYACWTM; from the exons ATGCCAAGCAAGGCAATGACATTGACATATCAAGATAGTGGTCTGCCCATAGTTTGG ATTGATGGATTAGAGGAGAAGCTGGCACGCTGCAGACAGAGCATGGAAGAGGTGGACCTTAAGCTGCGCAGAGAGAAGCTCAGCCCCGAAGGAAG AAAGTCACTGGAGAGAGAGCGAAACTTACTAATGACCAAAGCTGACAACTATG AGAAAGAACTGAGTGTGCTTCGTAAGGAAAATCGCAAGAATGCTGCCCTTGCTGTGGCCATGGCATTGCTGATTGCTCTTATTTATGCCTGCTGGACAATGTGA